The DNA segment ATGTTTTCAATATTTTCCAACATCCACCATGCAACTGCAAGATTGACAGTTCCAGCGACCAAAGTTCCCACCAACTGGGGAAAACCAACCACCAAACTATAAGTGTTTCACAATAACAAGTAAAAATTTCCAATGCTCAACTGAGCAAGTTTCTGAGAGCTGCAATACCTGAGCCACATACATGCACCGTGGTGGTATTTTCATGTAATGTCCAAGTTTAAGGTCGGATAAGAAAGAAAGAGCATGGATTGTGCTAATTCGCCCATAAATCTTGTAAAGCAAATTTGCAATTGGTTTTCCTGGTAGAATATACCCAATTATGAACTGCGCTATTATGTCATATCCTGGTTGCTGTATTGTGGAAACAATAACATAATCAGGCTGAAAACTCTAGCATACAATTTGTTTATTATCATGTATAAACGTAGTTTCCTATGTCCAAGACGGCAAAGAAGAGGAAAGACCAAAGAATTGGAAAATTAGTTGTAGTACCTGGTTGGTAGTTGCTTGAATGACCCCAATAGGAAGAGTAACAATCCATGCCAAACCAAAGGCAAAGATCATACCCCACCATGGCAGCTGCACATCTCTTTTCCACACAAAAGACATCAATAGAGATAGGACAATGCTTCCTATCAGTAGAATGTAGAACCACCATTCAGGCACTTGTTtgtaatttttcatcaatttagAATGAATGTCCAATTTCGCATTCTTCATTGCTGATCTACTTTGCCTCAAAATATCCCTAGAGAATGGAAATCACTCATTATGTCATTCTTCAAGATTCCAGTCTAAAGGGCATTTACATTTCATTAACAAGCATGATAATTTTAAACAAAACATTATGGCTGTATGAAACTAGAAATTAGAAAGCAGCATACCTGCCATGAAACAATGCCACGTGAGTGAGAGTTGCTGTAAACCTTGCAAATCCTGATCCAATCGACAAGGCAAAGAGAGGGCTAAGATAGAGCTTCCCATAACTATTATAAGCAGGTATATTAAGTTCATAATCTGGGGTCAGGATCTTTGTGGTATCATACTTGTGCCCACTAGAAGTGAACAGCTGATTAGAAAATATAGGAAACTTCCGAGCATCAAAAGTGTTATACTTCCAATAACACAGAGGGACTATTATGTAGATAAACATTATAAAGCCAATCCCAACATTGAGAATGGATGACCAGGGTGTCACCAGGGGGCTGCCGTGATATGCTGAAATCCCAGCCCAATCAATGGTGAAAGCACCAATTCCAAGCCCGTGGTAACCTGATCCTATTTGTTGAGCTGTGATGCTGTGAGGCCATACCCAGCAGACCCATGAAAAAAATGTCAATATTGGGAGCAAGTAGCCAGGCAGTGCATAATAAAGAAAGCTTGCTGTCATCACAACAAGGAAGAATCGCATTCGAGTCATGCCTTCATTTTTTGGTTCCTTTTCATGAAGTGCTCTGTAGAGACAAAGTTGTTGACAAATGATCAAAGATTATTCCCATTGAggggggcaaaaaaaaaaaagggctaaTCACAATTATATAAGCATGTCCATCATTTGGTCCAGGAGTTCCTAAGCGATAGACTACTTTTGCTTCATCAACAGTTCTAAGCACCTCCTTATAGAAgataaaagaaaaagagaaaggtaTTTCATCATCCACTAACAATATTTTAATGCCTTCTAGAGTTACTAAGTGTCCTAGCCTGGAATATTATACCTATAAAGCCAGTTATGAGACAAATTCTCTATAATAAGCATAATATTGTCCATATACTTAATGGAGTGAGGAGTTGGGGGTCTCTGGTTTGAATTCCCCATCCAACAATATGGTGAgagtttttattattataaagttACCAAAAAGGAAGGCTACCCCCATTGTGCAGCTCACAACGCTCACACTCCACTTAGAGACAGTTTGTCTGTTGAGAGAAAAGAATTCCTTAAATATATTAGCTAAAGAGTATTAAATAttgatttataattaaatttaacatgtGTTAATCATAAGAAATCTAAAATAACAAACAacttttttcaacaacatttagaATAGTATTTTTCTGTTTCCTAAAAAAAATGCTTTTTTTAGCTTCGAACCTCAATGCCAAATTATAAACTTCCCAAAAAAAGAGAATTTTTCCTCACGTGTTCAGATAATTATTCCAACTcaaataaatttatcaagtacagttCAGACTATACCAAAACATGCTTAAGAATTTTGAGATGCTTTGTTCAGCTTCAATCTATTTATTTTACATTTGATTCCATCATGAACTTCATCCATTGAATTTGAACCACAAACAGTCATTCTCTCAAAAGATTTTTGTTGAAAAGAGAATAAAATTCTCTTTATTGACTTATGATGTTTTATCAACACAAATATAAAGATTCAATAAATCCATCCAACTTTGTTAGAGTAATCACTCCACAGAAGTTGTGGTTTCATTCTCTACAGGCCCAGTTTAAACATAAGGTTCTAACTTATTTTCCTACCTTTTCTCATAAACCAAACAGATATTCGGAAAGCTTATAAatgataaaatatatatatatatatatatatatatatatatatattaaggagAACAACAGACCTAAACAAAGAAACCTGAGCAAGATTTGAAGGCCACCACATCTCAACAGGATCAACAAGATATCTCCTAAGCATCCCAGCCCATCCATACCCTAATATCTGCATATCATGCAAATGAAAGGAAATTAAAACAACAgccaaagaaaatacaaaaaaaaaaagtatgaaAAGATGGAGGATTAAAATAAAAAGTAGGGAGTGATttgaagaaaaataataattaaaaaagaaacgTTTTTTTCTAGccaaaaggaaggagaaatttcagaaaaaaaaaatcaattgaaatCAAATGCAAAATAAACTTTTACCAGCAAAGAAGAATGAAAAAGCGAAAGAAAAGACAGATAAAGAACTTATGATACCTGAGTAGTCAAGACTATGAGGAGCCCACAGAGAAAATTCAGGCTTTGTTTATAATAAGCCTTCATAACAGTAATGGCACCAATCGAGTAGGCATCTCCCCCACCGTAAGACACACCACAATTAGCAAAGATAGTAATGATCACATGCTCTTTGATGTTAAAAGGCCCAGGATTCAAACTAAAACCCCATCCAAAAATCTTATACTCCTTAGTAGGAAGGATCCTGGCCATGATCTTGCCAATGGGCAGGACACCAATCTGCATGAGAATGGCTGAGATTGTGAGAGGCTGAGTACGGTATGTGAAGAAAGTGTTTAGGAATATCAGGAGCACACATGAAGTTAAACCCAGAAACCACGCACGAaatgtcatcactgggagtgttGGGTCATCGGTTTCCGGCACCACTAGAGCCACCTCCTCTACAGGACACCTTTCGTGCTCTGTTGAGTCTCCGTTTGTGGCCTTTCCACCCTCTAAACCACCATCAACAGGGGTTTGGCTCTTGCTCGCCATTGATGAACACCAAAGGCAGATGTAAGaagacctctctctctctcttctgtaGGCCGTAGCCAATATTAGTACACTTTCGATTGAAAAGTGCAAGGGAAGAGTGAGCTTGTTTTATAGGGGAGATGGTGGTGATTATTTTATGACGATAATGCCCTTCGTGAAATGAATATTTTACGAATTTGTTTAAATCATGAGTCTCCGCTCTTTCTTCTTGGAGGATAATTTGGTTTGCGGTTTTGATTCGCTGACTTAATTATTTATATCGTAATGACTATAATACCCTTCTTGTGTCTGtcaacacttgtaaggtagcccaTGTAgaattattcaatttttttaaggAACACTCATCTTTTATTAATCTCAAAAAAGCCCCTGatacaaatttttattattaaatcccAACATTTTTTCTTacctattatcattattatttgtaTCCATAACTTtatgaaatttataatttatactaAAATATTTGAAAAAATCCAATTAGAAATAACTAAAAATGAAATAGAATTAGTGCCAACAATAGAATTTCTTTGATgaaatatttttatttgtttatttattaaattaacataaaataataatatcttctaatatcttaattttatgataaaagtAATATTATTCATGAATAATTTTACTTTAGcgaaagtttaattaatttttatcattaagTCAAGACAAATAGAAAatcattattatatttttttttgggGAAATGTTGATGGATTTTTAGGACATCTTACACATCCTCCaatggtaagtgatgaagaagaGAGGGTCCATTTGAGCATTTGATTCTTTTCCATTGCATATGAAGGAGAGGTTTCTACTTAATATCTAATCTACCATAGCCACCATCCATCTGTgacttttattatttattattattctaGCTTATCTTTTCTAaactatattataaaaaaaaaaaaaactcttattctaattttattaaaaaaattaaaaattgaaagcataaagattttaattaactaaataaaattgcaataaatatattaaaatttgctaaaattatcaaaattgaaaattttaaattacaatttagcaaaaaaattgttttttttatcattatgccTTAATTAGATTATCTTTTGTCTCTTAAAGTGaggatttaattaaattttaatctcttaattattattttataaaatattttaattggtaaaaattgaaaaatgtataaaaaaaaaaattataaataagaatAAGTAAAGGCCGTGGAATGTGGACTTTGTGACAACCATGTTGAAGACAAATTAGCTATAGAAGAAAGAGAAACGGCAACCATCCGTTTCGGTGGACCCGCACGTGAGTTTGGTATGGGCATCGTCCGAATAGGCCACTCTGTCTCTAATAATGATGCAATGGTGACCAAGTTTATGATATTTTTTTAAGgaccaaataaaaaattaaaattaatggtcaaatgcataaaattttattataatattaactaCAATCTATAATATAACTTTTTTATGGAAATTATTAAATAACTTTTGAAATTAATCTTTTAATAATCAGAACTTTTGTAGCCAATCAAtggttttaaaaaattttaaaataaaaattagctcacaaaaattttaaactaaaaaaataataaatatcataaatgaaattatttaaagaataattaaaatagaataataaaaatttgatttaaaatttgagtttaatttACATTACTTtctttttaactatttttaaaattattatttatatattttttaataaataaataaatacctaCCATTATCAATCCAATTGTTGATTTTGAATATTAgatttaattattacttttatttaaaagattggatgaatatatatatatatagagcctTAATCTAtgttttgataataataataataaataattagtgtgctaTTAATCTACCGTGAAagtgtttgtattaaggttgTAGATCTTaagttcaaaattaaaaaattgcttCAGATCGAAATTGAAAGAGAGCAAAAATTTGAAGCAAAAGTCAAGGGGACACTACaatataaatttttcttttatcttatGAATCTCAGTTGGTTGGTTATGTTGGTTCAAGTTTAGGTTTCTCTAAATTTCTTAGTGTTtctatttttaacttattattgACCAAGGGAgagcaaaataaaatttttacttttgagaattgcaaatttgtttttgaaaatgttttcattgaaaagtttatcaaattagtTTTCCAACAGTTTAAGCGGATTAAAAATCTGAGTTCggatcaaaaagttatgagtttttaaagCTAAGCACAATTTGGTGCTTTTTTATCCAAAAAGCACTTCGGTAGCCGAAGTTAAGAATTTCGACAGGCGAAGTTCACTATTTAAATGATGGTTTTAAAGTTTTTAAAGTCTAAGTGCCCTTTTTGTCCAGAGAACACTTCAGCAACCATAGTTCACTTTTTAAATGATGTTTTTTGGTATCCCAACCTTCGGCAGCCGAAGTAAGGGATTTTGGCAGCCAAATCTAATTTTCTGCAACTCGATAAAATAGGGTTTTGGATAGTTGAATGGCTATATTTGCATTTAATGCACTCCCAATAGGCATTTTCTTGCAAAAGCTATAAATAGAGATCATTTATAACTAGAGGGAAGTGACAACAACTATTTATTTAAGAATTTATTgtgtttaaaagattttcttaatctctctctctagaacttgagctaccgtAATTGATTATTGAGAACTTGATAGTTTGAGCTGTAATTTCCTTGTTCTGAGATTTTGTTCAAGGTTGTTGTAAATATTTATTGTTACTTGAATGTGATAGGGCATTAAATTGCTCTTGAGTGTAAAGAGATTTATAAAAGAGCAAGAgtttgctcttgtggtgattgtaaagggtttattcttcaccaaaaaaagaattttaatggaagtaactctcaaggagggcctcAAGGAGAGGATGTAGGCTTTGAATAGCTGACCCTCTATAACATTCCTTGTAttctttctttccttccttttctttgtgCATTTCACTTAAAAAAAATCTCCACCTACtcttcaattttttaattaacacCCAATTTACCCCTCCTTCGCTTTGGGTTGCTACGAGGGATAACAAGTGGTATTAAAGCTGGTCTTCTTTCAATAAAGACTTAATAATCTTGGAGCAAAAATCAATGGCAACCCTCAATGCACAAGAAGGTCAATCAGTGGTATGACCTCCCTTCTTTGATGGTAATGACTTCTTGTATTGGAAAAATAAGATGTATTATTTCCTTAAATCAGAAGGTGTTGATTTGTGGGACGTTGTAGAAAATGGGCCATTCACCCCAACTAAAATAGTAAATGGTGTGCATGTAGCTAAGCCAAAGGGTGAATGGAGTGAGCAAGAGAAAATGTAGCTAAGCCAAATGATAAAGCCATACATGTTTTATTTTGTGCACTAAGTAGAAGTGAATATAATAAGGTGTGTATGAAGTCTATCGTAAAGGAAAATTAGGATGCTTTAGTGGTTACTCATAAGGGTATTAGTCAAACAAAGGAAAATAAGATGGATTCCCTAATCTATCAATATGAATTATTTAAAATGAAATCAGATGAGACCATAAGTCAGATGTATGATAGGTTTGTGGAAATCATAGGAGAAATTAAATCCCTTGGGAAGACATTCACAGATGAGGTGCTAGTGAAGAAGATTCTAAGAAGCTTTCCTAAGGAATGGCTACTCAAAGTAACCTCACTCAAGGATTTCCAAGGACTTGAGCAAGGTGTAACTTAATAAGCTCTTTGGAAATCTCATTGACTATGAGATGACCCTCAAAAGAGAGCAAGTGAAAGAACCTAACAAGGCTAAGAAGAACACTGCCTTTAAAGTGTCTTTAAAAAACTTaagtgatgaagaagaagagtttGAGGAGGAGCAATTGACTCTAGTGATAAGGAAAATAAGGAAGATGCTTTTCTAAAACAAAAAGTTCATCCCAAAGAGGAACTTCAAGAAGGACAAGGGGGAAAGTAGCAAAAGGGATCCTCCCATATGCTTTAAATGCAATAAGTCAGATCACATTAGAACGGATTATCCCAAATTGAAGAAGCCTTTCAAGAAATTCAAGAAGAAGGCTCTCAAAGCAATATGGGATGAATCAAGTAACTCTGAAGATGAGGAGATTGGTGATCAAGTTGCCCAAATGTGCTTCATGGCAATAGAGGAAAGCTCTAATGAGGTAACTTTAAATGATGATgttgttgaattttcttatgatgaactaGTTAGTGCTCTTAAAGTTATGAATGATGAACTAGAATTAAATCATGAGAAAAATAAACTTTTGAAAAGTGAGCTTACTAGTTTAAGGAAGGAGAATGAGACCTCATCTAAGGATGATAGACCTTTAGATAATAATATGCAAAAATCTTTAGATTAGCTCTCATTAAAAAATGAGAAGTTGAAAAATCAAATTGTTGAGCTAaaaacttctctttccaaatttgctaAAGGAAAGGACAAACTTGATGCAATTTTGGACTCTCAAAGGTCTCCTAGCATCAAGTATGGACTTGGCTATAGTAAATTTGTCCAAATACCTCCTTCCAAGACCATATTTGTTAAAGCATTTAGTTCTAGTGAGCCTAGTCTCAAAGTGCCTAGTCCAAAGGTGTCCAATCCTAAAAGACAAGAACCAAAGAAATCTAGTAGCAATGAACCAAAGAAATGTAGTGGCAATGAACCTAGAAATACCTCATATCATCAACATGTTCTTAGATAAAATGTAAATAGGACATATACTTCTAGGAGAGTTACATTTAGGCCAAGACCTCATAAGGGACATGCCACTAAGCCTCACAACTATCATCACACTCACCATGCCTCACGCTCACATGCACATAATAAACACAAAAAGAATGGTCACATGAGACCATATGCACACTCTCATGCATATAAACCAAGAACAAGAAGGGTCAACAGTCATTGTCACTATTATGGCAAGTTTCATCACACCAACTGTAGGTGCGCCATTAGGAAAGTCCATTTTGGATATGGTAGAATATTTGATTCAAATGATGGAACTGCTAACCCCCAAAGACCCAAGTacatttgggtacctaaagtaaattgaaTTGCCTTATGTAAATATGCTTGAAATTCTTAAAGCTTGAAAGCAAGTGGTATTTGGATAGTGGATGTTCAAGACACATGACCAGAAATGCCAACCTTTTGCTTTCACTTAAAAAGAAAGATGGAGGCAGGCAAGTGACTTTTGATGACAATAGTAAAGGTAAAATTATGGGAATATGTAAGATTGGTAAGGAAAACTCTCCTATCCTTGATAAAATACTTTTGGTTGATGGTTTGAAATATAATTTGCTTAAAGTTAGTCAATTGTGTGATAAGGGTTCTAAAGTCATTTTTTAGTCTAAATCTTGCTTTGTGTCTGGAATGTataataataaaatgttatttgtTGGTGAAAGAGTAGAAACTATCTATGTTATTTATTTGCATGCTTTGTCTAACAAAGATGTCAAGTGTTTTGTTTCTATTAGTGATGACTTTTGGACTTAGCATAGAAGGCTTGCACATGCTAGCATGGACCTTCTTGCAAACTTGAACAAGGATGAGCTAGTTGATGGGCTTCCaaagatcaagtttcaaaagGACAAGGTGTGtgatgcatgccaaatgggtaaGCAAGTCAAGAGCTCTTTTAAATCTACTCATAAGGTATCCACTTCTAGACCTTTTCAATTGTTGCATATGGATTTATTTGGTCTTACTAGAGTAGCTAGCTTAAGTGGTGTATATTATGCTTTTGTGATTATTGATGACTATTCTAGGTATACTTGGATTGTATTCCTTGCTCACAAGGATGACTGTTTTGATGTTTTTGAGAAATTTTTCAAAAAAGGTTCAAAATGAAAATggttttcaaatttcttttattataagtgatcatggtagagaatttgaaaatgagaGATTTGAAAAGTTTTGTTGTAACTCAGTAGAGATCACTCACAATTTTTCTTCTCCTAGGACTCTgttgttgaaagaaaaaatatgactcttttagacatggggaggactatgttaaatgaatataaCTTGCCTACTTATTTTTAGGTGGAAGCCATTAATACGACTTGTTATGtttcaaatagagttttgatAAGATCTTTTTTTGAAGAAAACCCCCTATGAGCTATGGAATAGCAAGAAACTTAAAGtaggttattttagagttttttgttataaatgcttcattttgaataccaaaaataatttagataaatttggCTTCAAAATTGATGAAGGTATCTTCTTAGGGTACTTTATATCTAGTAAAGCGTATAAAGTCTTCAATAAGAGAACTTTAGTTGTTGAAGAGTCAATGCATATTGTGTTTGATGAAGCTAACCCCTTTGGTCGTAAAAAGGATATTTCTTATGATGATGATATTGTAGGCAATTTTGATGAGTTAACTTTTGGAGATCCTCTATCTAGTGAAAATTGAGATCAACTCAAGGAAGATCCCTTAAAGGATTTGGAAAATAATAAAGTTGAGCTTTAAGAGCAACAAGGTTAACTAATTCCTCATCAAGGAGTTCAATAAGATCTACCTAAAGATTAGACCTTTAAGAAGGATCATCCTAAGGACCTAATCATTGTTGATATATTAAAAGGGGTAacaactagatcttttcttagaaatatatgtaataaccttacattcatttctcaaatagAACTTAAGAGCATAAATGAGGCCATAAATGATGAGGGTTGGGTATTTGCAATGCAAGAGGAACTCAaccaatttgaaagaaataaggttTGGACCTTAGTTCTTAGGCCAAAGGATCATCCATCCATAAGCATGAAATGGGTGTTTAGAAATAAGTTAGATAAGGAAGAAACATAACTAGGAATAAGGCTAGGTtagtagccaaaggctataacCAAGAGAAAGGCATTGACTATGATGAAACTTTTGCCCCTATGGCTAGATTAGAAGCCATTAAAATTttgcttgcatatgcatcatacatgaattttaaagtttttcaaatggatgttaaaagtgcttttctaaatggttttGTTGATGAGAAGCTAAAAATCATGAGTTTCCAAACCATAtttttaaattgactaaagcCTTGTATGGTTTGAAATAAGCTACTAGAGCTTAGTATGAAGGGCTTAGCAACTTTCTTTTGCAAAATGATTTTTCAAAATGAAAAGTTTATGcaacttttttttattaaaaatcatgaaaatgatATTCTTGTAGtacaaatatatgttgatgatattatttAGTGTTACTAATGAGTGTTTGTGTGAAGAGTTTGCTAACACCATGAAGAGTGACTTTGAGATAAGCCTGATGGGAGAGCTCATGTTCTTCCTTAGGCTTCAAATCAAGCAAGCTAAGGATGGCATCTCCATCAAATAAGCCAAGTATACCAAAGAATTGATCAAGAGGTTTAGGATGAAGAATAGCAAGCTAAGTAAAACTCCAATGAGTACAAACACCATACTTGATaaggatgaaaaaggaaaacCGATTTATGAAAAGCTCTATAGAGGCATGATAGGTAGTCTCTTATACCTTACAGCTAGTAGACCAGACATTATATTTTCTGTATGTTTGTaaaacccctcacccgtctacagtgtagccgagtaaagtaTGCCACATTtaataccggaacaccctatcttgTCCTGTCGTGTctcttgttaattttaaacttatagaaatcatgtaggaatatatatatatattttttttcttttttttttaattcacaatctatttctgtggaaacccgggcagagtctcctctgttttattagcatctggaggGTTTTACCGgctacctgttaaaaacagtacATGTCATATCATATCCTTTCTTtactcatacaatttcaagtgaatatattttttatttattcattcatatggaaatttatatacATACATTCTCAAACTAAATTTACAGtctcaaaatataattacaatttatttacagagTTCAAAATTTATATACATTTCATTATACATGAATCAAAatgcaaaaccctaattacattggGCCCTATGAAAAATAAACACTACTGAGGTGAGCTTTGGACTGTGGTAGATCTGGACAACTATAATCAGAGTACTACTGTGGTGGCTGCTGCTATGGCGGCTgctgtgtctggtctccagtacctacgcgatggaaaatccaaagcgctaagcaaattgcttagtggtgcataattttaaagaaattcaactaaataattataaatactaattcTATGTAAACTTTTGCAATTCTATGTCATTTGCATATTTTACCAGAATTTGGGAATAAATTAattaacagtatcttttctgtgTATTTATTTCATTCTCTATCTTTTTAAACTCATGTCAGAGTCTTTAAAATTACTTCACTGTCTTTCATGTTATATcagtgtatttcatgtcatatcaatgtatttgtgcccaagtaacctataacaggctATAATGCTGGATACGAGAGTATACAGGTTAGACCTCCATATGTCTACCATGTATATaattgtcatgtcaggcacaaggccagtgggcaggctgTTGAAGCTAGAAATACAATTATGCATAATGGCATCTGTCATGTCatttgtcatgtcaggcacaaggccagtgggtagTCATATAATAGCCTGTATATAACTatctattaggcacaaggccagcggtcaGAAATCATATCAAACATATTTTGTCAATCAATGATTGTTCatgtatgcagtactgctatctgtagtccctaattcgtataccaatcaatccaactatatatataagtttaggtacactttgggcaaattagtattattaagcacttatagttttattatttcatgctatgtactattaagggttcataacatattgttatttcactgcatgtactatctatgctttataccattttcatgtcattatattgggaacataggtcccaagtaagtattcatataacttatgtatttatcactctcattattttatatcatgtactatacatattcatagtattgttatttcatatatgatggaaacataggttccaagtgtattttcctattacttatgtgtttagcaaaccatttaggtaatttacattttatgtatcaactgatttcatgtcaccttgtaaaGGGAAAGTGAGAAAAGTGTGTCCCACATATCTATTTCATATAATTTAACATGtaatgacttattagggataagttaataatttatttctagaacctttctttaggttcaattttagTATCTTAACTTGGCATACTGAATTGAACAAtttatggccactgtttggcctcactttcttTATGGaaattgttcttctatgtcttatctttattttactTTTTGGATCATGTCATTTAGAtttatataactcaagttatggtcaaataactataactaggtcaattctggagaaaattcataaaataatttttgagactcctgggaagagtcattgaggtttctatgacattagaatgtcaagaaaatgcttagaaaaatttttagattggtacagacaattataatctgttaagccaaacggagagccttttgatcatttcgtcttcagagatgatttttggccaacttgtccagttaagtaaataattattatgacataaaatgtgaataaatattactaaaaattgaattggaaatgagtagaaaagaaaatgagagaaaaatgaaagaaattaggaattatgacatcatatgatgtcattaaacactctccacccaatcacaacttgacaaactaattaaaagggataaaaactaattgaaaagagacaaaatgaaaaaccaatctaCACTCCCATCTTCA comes from the Hevea brasiliensis isolate MT/VB/25A 57/8 chromosome 5, ASM3005281v1, whole genome shotgun sequence genome and includes:
- the LOC110663386 gene encoding oligopeptide transporter 3, whose product is MASKSQTPVDGGLEGGKATNGDSTEHERCPVEEVALVVPETDDPTLPVMTFRAWFLGLTSCVLLIFLNTFFTYRTQPLTISAILMQIGVLPIGKIMARILPTKEYKIFGWGFSLNPGPFNIKEHVIITIFANCGVSYGGGDAYSIGAITVMKAYYKQSLNFLCGLLIVLTTQILGYGWAGMLRRYLVDPVEMWWPSNLAQVSLFRALHEKEPKNEGMTRMRFFLVVMTASFLYYALPGYLLPILTFFSWVCWVWPHSITAQQIGSGYHGLGIGAFTIDWAGISAYHGSPLVTPWSSILNVGIGFIMFIYIIVPLCYWKYNTFDARKFPIFSNQLFTSSGHKYDTTKILTPDYELNIPAYNSYGKLYLSPLFALSIGSGFARFTATLTHVALFHGRDILRQSRSAMKNAKLDIHSKLMKNYKQVPEWWFYILLIGSIVLSLLMSFVWKRDVQLPWWGMIFAFGLAWIVTLPIGVIQATTNQQPGYDIIAQFIIGYILPGKPIANLLYKIYGRISTIHALSFLSDLKLGHYMKIPPRCMYVAQLVGTLVAGTVNLAVAWWMLENIENICDVEALHPESPWTCPKYRVTFDASVIWGLIGPRRLFGPGGMYRNLVWLFLIGAFLPVPVWILSKMFPEKTWIPLINIPVISYGFAGMPPATPTNIASWLITGTIFNYFVFRYRKHWWQKYNYVLSAALDAGTAFMGVLLFFALQNEGIDLKWWGTEIDHCPLASCPTAPGITVEGCPVFK